One genomic segment of Stigmatella erecta includes these proteins:
- a CDS encoding NADP-dependent glyceraldehyde-3-phosphate dehydrogenase has protein sequence MQSLLDNLFSSVDAVPAAARIPDFTEQREYLIDGKLLTWQGELNPVRSPVCVQTVRGLEQKVIGSTPLLTSKESLAALDAAVRAYDLGRGLWPTMRLAERIEHVERFLTRMQEQRQPVVNLLMWEIGKTQKDAEKEFDRTRDYLVETLSALKELDRNSARFVQEQGIMGQVRRVPLGVALCMGPYNYPLNETFSTLFPALLMGNTVVFKPAKFGVLLIRPLLEAFRDSFPPGVINIIYGRGRETVGALMESGKVDVFAFIGTNQGASELKRMHPKPHRLKAVLGLDAKNPAIILPDADLENAVNECVLGALSFNGQRCTALKVLLVHKKILGPFLEKFIAAVGKLKPGLPWEPGVSLTPLPEPGKPAYLKGLVDDAVRHGAQVLNPNGGEARGSFFYPAIVSPVNEKMRLYYEEQFGPVIPIVPFEEDEEAIRYVVNSPYGQQLSLFGKDAKRIGALIDAFANQAGRINLNTQCQRGPDTFPFSGRKDSAEGTLSVADALRVFSIRTLVATKTTPENKALVQHILTERDSAFLTTDYIF, from the coding sequence ATGCAGAGCCTGCTCGACAACCTCTTTTCCTCGGTGGATGCGGTCCCAGCGGCCGCCCGTATTCCGGACTTCACCGAGCAGCGCGAGTACCTCATCGACGGCAAGCTGCTCACCTGGCAGGGCGAACTCAATCCCGTGCGCAGCCCCGTGTGTGTGCAGACGGTGCGGGGGCTCGAGCAGAAGGTCATCGGCAGCACGCCGCTGCTCACCTCGAAGGAGTCGCTGGCCGCGCTGGATGCGGCGGTGCGGGCGTATGACCTGGGCCGTGGCCTGTGGCCCACGATGCGGCTGGCCGAGCGCATCGAGCACGTGGAGCGCTTCCTCACCCGGATGCAGGAGCAGCGTCAGCCCGTCGTGAACCTCCTCATGTGGGAGATCGGCAAGACGCAGAAGGATGCCGAGAAGGAGTTCGACCGCACCCGCGACTACCTCGTCGAGACGCTGTCGGCCCTCAAGGAGCTGGACCGCAACTCGGCCCGGTTCGTCCAGGAGCAGGGCATCATGGGGCAGGTGCGCCGCGTGCCGCTGGGCGTGGCCCTGTGCATGGGGCCCTACAACTACCCACTCAACGAGACGTTCTCCACGCTGTTCCCCGCGCTGCTCATGGGCAACACCGTGGTCTTCAAGCCCGCCAAGTTCGGCGTGCTGCTCATCCGCCCGTTGCTGGAGGCGTTCCGCGACAGCTTTCCGCCGGGCGTCATCAACATCATCTACGGCCGGGGCCGGGAGACGGTGGGCGCGCTCATGGAGAGCGGCAAGGTGGATGTGTTCGCCTTCATCGGCACCAACCAGGGCGCCAGCGAGCTGAAGCGAATGCACCCCAAGCCCCACCGGCTGAAGGCGGTGCTCGGCCTGGATGCGAAGAATCCGGCCATCATCCTTCCGGACGCGGACCTGGAGAACGCGGTGAACGAGTGCGTCCTGGGCGCGCTCTCCTTCAACGGCCAGCGGTGCACGGCACTCAAGGTGCTGCTGGTGCACAAGAAGATCCTCGGGCCCTTCCTGGAGAAGTTCATCGCCGCGGTGGGCAAGCTCAAGCCAGGCTTGCCCTGGGAGCCCGGCGTGTCGCTCACGCCGCTGCCGGAGCCGGGCAAGCCCGCCTACCTCAAGGGGCTCGTGGACGATGCGGTCCGGCACGGGGCCCAGGTGCTCAACCCGAATGGAGGCGAGGCCCGCGGCTCCTTTTTCTACCCGGCCATCGTGTCGCCGGTGAATGAGAAGATGCGGCTGTACTACGAGGAGCAGTTCGGCCCCGTCATTCCCATTGTCCCTTTCGAGGAGGACGAGGAGGCCATCCGCTACGTGGTGAACTCGCCCTATGGGCAGCAGCTGAGCCTCTTCGGCAAGGATGCCAAGCGCATCGGGGCCCTCATTGATGCCTTCGCCAACCAGGCGGGCCGCATCAACCTCAACACCCAGTGCCAGCGCGGGCCGGACACCTTCCCCTTCAGTGGCCGCAAGGACTCGGCCGAGGGCACCCTGTCGGTGGCGGACGCGCTGCGCGTGTTCTCCATCCGCACGCTGGTGGCCACGAAGACGACGCCGGAGAACAAGGCCCTCGTCCAGCACATCCTCACCGAGCGGGACTCGGCCTTCCTCACGACGGACTACATCTTCTGA
- a CDS encoding vanadium-dependent haloperoxidase, whose product MLPAHGSAPSDAYRWVDIALEATAREVERRGARPTVISRSHAIVVTAMFDAWAAYDARAVGTRLGGSLRRPPGERTLANKRKAIAFAAYRALVDLFPQDAAWLAEQMRHMGYDPDDTSTQPSTPQGVGNTVADALLTWRRHDGANQLGDAPGSSGPYSDYTGYTPVNPPNVIIDPDRWQPISFDDGNGGTITPGFLTPHWYLVRPFALVSSDQFRPAPPPKVGSRELAREVREIIRFNANLTPEQKALVEFMRDGPRSTAQSGHWLRFAQDVSRRDGYGLDRDVKLFFTVGNAALDAFIAAWESKRFYDSSRPWTLVRYYREGGELMGWVGPGQGVDRIPAEQWRPYSPSTFITPPFPGYVSGHSTVSAACARVLELFTGSDTFGKVEHLTAGALTEPGFACNIIQQRRRRPSNDTPEDCEVTLELPTFSETAELAGISRVMGGYHIQADNIAGLELGRDVADFLWPRARAYWAPGTP is encoded by the coding sequence GTGCTGCCTGCTCACGGCAGTGCCCCTTCGGATGCCTACCGGTGGGTGGACATCGCGCTGGAAGCCACGGCCCGGGAGGTGGAACGGCGGGGTGCGCGCCCCACGGTCATCTCCCGCTCACACGCCATCGTGGTGACCGCCATGTTCGATGCCTGGGCGGCGTATGACGCGCGCGCCGTGGGCACCCGGCTGGGAGGCTCCCTGCGCCGGCCTCCCGGGGAGCGGACCCTGGCCAACAAGCGCAAGGCCATTGCTTTCGCCGCCTACCGTGCCCTGGTGGACCTGTTCCCGCAGGATGCCGCCTGGCTCGCGGAGCAGATGCGGCACATGGGGTACGACCCGGACGACACCTCGACCCAGCCCTCCACGCCCCAGGGGGTGGGGAACACCGTGGCGGACGCGCTCCTGACCTGGCGGCGGCACGACGGCGCCAACCAGCTGGGAGACGCGCCAGGCTCCAGCGGCCCGTACTCCGACTACACCGGGTATACCCCCGTCAACCCGCCGAACGTCATCATCGACCCGGACCGGTGGCAGCCCATCTCCTTCGATGATGGCAACGGCGGCACCATCACCCCCGGCTTCCTGACCCCCCATTGGTACCTGGTGCGGCCTTTCGCGCTCGTGTCCAGTGACCAGTTCCGCCCCGCGCCTCCGCCGAAGGTGGGCTCCCGCGAACTCGCCCGGGAGGTGCGGGAGATCATCCGGTTCAACGCGAACCTCACCCCGGAGCAGAAGGCCCTCGTCGAGTTCATGCGAGATGGCCCCCGGTCCACGGCCCAGTCGGGCCACTGGCTGCGGTTCGCGCAGGACGTGTCCCGCCGCGATGGGTACGGCCTGGACCGGGACGTGAAGCTCTTCTTCACCGTGGGCAATGCGGCCCTGGATGCCTTCATCGCCGCGTGGGAGTCCAAGCGCTTCTACGACTCCTCCCGCCCATGGACGCTCGTCCGGTACTACCGCGAGGGCGGCGAGTTGATGGGCTGGGTGGGACCGGGCCAAGGGGTGGACCGGATTCCCGCGGAGCAGTGGCGCCCGTATTCGCCCTCCACCTTCATCACGCCGCCATTCCCGGGCTACGTCTCGGGCCACAGCACGGTGAGCGCCGCGTGCGCCCGGGTGCTGGAGCTGTTCACGGGCAGCGACACCTTCGGCAAGGTGGAGCACCTCACCGCCGGGGCCCTCACGGAGCCGGGCTTTGCCTGCAACATCATCCAGCAGCGCCGGAGGCGGCCCTCCAACGATACGCCCGAGGACTGCGAGGTGACCTTGGAGCTGCCGACCTTCAGCGAGACGGCGGAGCTGGCGGGCATCTCGCGGGTGATGGGCGGCTACCACATCCAGGCGGACAACATCGCGGGCCTGGAGCTCGGACGCGACGTGGCGGACTTCCTCTGGCCCCGGGCGCGGGCGTACTGGGCCCCCGGGACGCCCTGA
- a CDS encoding AraC family transcriptional regulator → MSGPRSPSLERARASRPSRNWVDVTRDGATGIETIRAHFTGHAYDPHFHDAYLVGVTEQGLQEFSCRRALHRSTPGRAILIEPGETHDGNAPEEAGFTYLMLYLPPSWLAETCSRAADGHFTDRQAGFSTTLQDEPRLAATIRQAFWRLHAPESRLARDEALDALAASLTPHLGASVVMRTGEAATRAARRARDLLRERMEQDLGLDELSRLCGADRFQLSRAFHSAYGLPPHAYLVQLRLAAARQRLAGGEAPADVAAAVGFADQSHLGRWFRRAFGLTPAAYRAMCTNVPDGQWLPR, encoded by the coding sequence ATGTCCGGTCCGCGATCCCCCTCGCTGGAGCGTGCCCGTGCTTCCCGGCCCAGCCGGAACTGGGTCGATGTGACGCGGGACGGGGCCACGGGCATCGAGACCATCCGGGCCCACTTCACGGGCCACGCCTATGATCCGCACTTCCACGACGCATACCTCGTGGGCGTGACGGAACAGGGGCTCCAGGAGTTCTCGTGCCGCCGGGCGCTCCACCGCAGCACGCCTGGACGCGCCATCCTCATCGAGCCCGGCGAGACCCATGACGGAAACGCCCCGGAGGAGGCAGGCTTCACCTACCTGATGCTCTACCTGCCCCCTTCCTGGCTCGCCGAGACGTGCAGCCGGGCGGCGGACGGTCACTTCACGGACCGCCAGGCGGGCTTCAGCACCACGCTCCAGGACGAGCCCCGGCTGGCGGCCACCATCCGCCAGGCGTTCTGGAGGCTCCACGCACCCGAGTCCCGGCTCGCGCGGGACGAGGCGCTCGATGCGCTGGCCGCCTCGCTCACCCCACACCTCGGAGCCTCCGTGGTGATGCGCACGGGGGAAGCCGCCACCCGTGCCGCCCGCCGGGCCCGCGACCTACTGCGGGAGCGGATGGAGCAGGACCTCGGGCTCGACGAGCTGTCGCGGCTGTGCGGAGCGGACCGGTTCCAGCTCTCACGGGCCTTCCATTCGGCCTATGGGCTGCCCCCACATGCCTACCTCGTCCAGCTCCGCCTCGCCGCCGCGCGCCAGAGGCTCGCAGGAGGAGAGGCGCCCGCGGACGTCGCGGCCGCCGTGGGGTTCGCCGACCAGAGCCACCTGGGCCGCTGGTTCCGCCGGGCGTTCGGGCTCACCCCGGCGGCCTACCGCGCCATGTGCACAAACGTTCCAGACGGGCAGTGGCTCCCGCGCTGA
- a CDS encoding DUF2000 domain-containing protein produces MPEPFTTKIALIVREDLAGWQKLNVTAFLASGVTALAPEALGEPYEDSAGRRYSPMLGQPMLIFSASRAQLQGAHRVALERELATTVYVGAMFSTGHDEANREVFRKENPEDLDLVGLAVRGGRKQVDKAVKGLSLHK; encoded by the coding sequence ATGCCCGAGCCGTTCACCACCAAGATTGCCCTCATCGTGCGCGAGGACCTCGCCGGATGGCAGAAGTTGAATGTCACCGCCTTCCTGGCCTCTGGCGTCACCGCCTTGGCGCCCGAAGCCCTTGGCGAGCCCTATGAGGACTCCGCGGGGCGGCGCTACAGCCCGATGCTCGGCCAGCCGATGCTCATCTTCAGCGCCTCCCGCGCGCAACTCCAGGGCGCGCACCGCGTGGCGCTCGAACGGGAGCTGGCCACCACGGTCTACGTCGGCGCCATGTTCTCGACGGGCCATGACGAGGCCAACCGCGAGGTCTTCCGGAAGGAGAACCCGGAGGACCTCGACCTGGTGGGCCTCGCCGTCCGTGGCGGCCGCAAGCAGGTCGACAAAGCCGTGAAGGGGTTGAGCCTTCACAAGTGA
- a CDS encoding cupin domain-containing protein yields the protein MNSLPSLAVLVSCGVLGCAHTPAVPVRHVVSSAAAPAFLLPGGKGTALLLVNAETGASAASLGILELQAGAGVPEHVHEHSVEMLYVEEGHVEMSIEGRALSVRPGDAVYIPAGVRHLARVPEGAPRFRAVQIYVGPGPEQRFRQGEPVKASSPPG from the coding sequence ATGAACAGCCTCCCGTCGTTGGCCGTGCTGGTGTCGTGTGGTGTCCTGGGGTGTGCCCACACCCCCGCGGTGCCCGTCCGCCATGTGGTGAGCAGCGCGGCCGCGCCGGCCTTCCTCCTGCCGGGAGGCAAGGGCACCGCGCTCCTGCTGGTCAACGCGGAGACCGGGGCGAGCGCGGCCTCGTTGGGCATCCTGGAGCTCCAGGCGGGCGCCGGGGTGCCCGAGCACGTCCACGAGCACAGCGTGGAGATGCTCTACGTCGAGGAAGGCCACGTGGAGATGTCCATCGAAGGCCGCGCGCTGTCCGTACGGCCGGGGGATGCGGTCTATATCCCCGCGGGCGTCCGCCACCTCGCGCGCGTGCCCGAGGGCGCCCCCCGCTTCCGCGCCGTGCAGATCTACGTGGGCCCCGGCCCCGAGCAGCGCTTCCGCCAGGGCGAACCCGTGAAGGCCTCTTCGCCGCCCGGGTGA
- a CDS encoding efflux RND transporter permease subunit: MNFTALFIRRPVVALVVNLLIIIAGLQAIQSLNVRQYPRSENADIVVTTAYIGASAELVRGFITTPLERVIASADGIDYVESQSAQGVSTIRARLKLNYDSNRALSEISSKVDQVRGDLPPESQVPVLSIESADSQAAMAYLNFSSDFLKQNEVTDYLVRVVQPRLSAIEGVQRADILGARTFAMRVWLKPDRMAALNISPAQVRQALASNNYLAAVGQTKGSLVQVNLTANTDLRSVEEFRQLIVRRDGGAVVRLSDIAEVVLGAEDYDNDVRAGGKEAVFIGLWVLPHANSLDVLKLVRTEMEALQKEMPAQIQGGITFDGTEYIQNAIDEVVSTLVETLLIVVVVIFLFLGSVRSILVPVVAIPVSLIGTVFLMQLFGFTVNLLTLLAVVLSVGLVVDDAIVVVENVERHLRDGLRPVDAALQGARELAGPIVAMTITLAAVYAPIAFQGGLTGSLFREFALTLAGAVTLSGVVALTLSPMMSAALLRAGHEDQGLPGFINRTFERLRAAYARSLDRALSARSVVYTAWAVLSVLALLMFSQSPQELAPTEDQGIVFGIVNTPSNSTLDQLIPSVQEVNRTVMEMPEAASTFQITSPGFGFWGLQLKPWEQRQRSAAEVLAETQQRVSAIPGIQTFPILPSALPGGGNFPVEFVIASTAEAEELLGFAQQLQEKAAQSGLFAFPPLIDVKIDQPQSQVEIDREKVAQLGLNLTTVGQDLSAAVGGNFVNRFNIAGRSYKVIPQVLRVSRLNPEQLKDIYVTGPNGQLVALSSIASIRDTVAPRSLNRFQQLNAVKLSGVAIRPLDEALTYLETEASRILPKGYSIDYTGESRQLRVEGNKFLPAFLLAVVLIFLVLAAQFNSFRDPLIILAGSVPLALFGSLLTTFLKMPNPNMTFFTDGFTTTLNIYSQVGLVTLMGLIAKNGILIVDFANRLQAEGRTKLEAVREAASARLRPILMTTVATVAGHFPLVLVEGPGAAARNSIGLVLVTGMAIGTIFTLFFVPAIYLLVARARPVPTGSGGEAGEAPVPVSTPAPQQGH; the protein is encoded by the coding sequence ATGAACTTCACTGCCCTTTTCATCCGGCGCCCCGTGGTGGCGCTGGTCGTCAACCTGCTCATCATCATCGCGGGTCTTCAGGCCATCCAGTCCCTCAACGTGCGGCAGTACCCGCGCAGCGAGAACGCCGACATCGTCGTGACGACGGCCTACATCGGTGCCAGCGCGGAGCTGGTCCGTGGCTTCATCACCACGCCCCTGGAGCGCGTCATCGCCTCCGCGGACGGCATCGACTATGTCGAGTCCCAGAGCGCGCAGGGGGTGTCCACCATCCGCGCCCGGCTCAAGCTCAACTACGACTCCAACCGCGCACTCAGCGAGATCAGCTCCAAGGTCGATCAGGTGCGCGGCGATCTGCCCCCCGAATCCCAGGTCCCCGTGCTCAGCATCGAGTCCGCGGACAGCCAGGCCGCCATGGCCTACCTGAACTTCTCCTCGGACTTCCTGAAGCAGAACGAAGTCACGGACTACCTCGTGCGGGTGGTGCAGCCGCGGCTGTCCGCCATCGAGGGCGTGCAGCGCGCGGACATCCTCGGGGCACGCACGTTCGCGATGCGCGTGTGGCTGAAGCCGGACCGGATGGCCGCGCTCAACATCAGCCCGGCGCAGGTCCGGCAGGCGCTCGCCAGCAACAACTACCTGGCCGCGGTGGGGCAGACGAAGGGCTCGCTCGTCCAGGTGAACCTCACGGCGAACACGGACCTGCGCTCGGTGGAGGAGTTCCGGCAGCTCATCGTTCGCCGGGACGGGGGCGCGGTGGTGCGGCTCTCGGACATCGCGGAGGTGGTGCTCGGCGCCGAGGATTACGACAACGATGTGCGGGCAGGCGGCAAGGAGGCGGTGTTCATCGGCTTGTGGGTGCTGCCCCACGCCAACTCGCTGGACGTGCTGAAGCTCGTGCGCACGGAGATGGAGGCGCTGCAGAAGGAAATGCCGGCGCAGATCCAGGGCGGCATCACCTTCGATGGCACGGAGTACATCCAGAACGCCATCGACGAGGTGGTGAGCACGCTGGTGGAGACCCTCCTCATCGTCGTGGTGGTCATCTTCCTGTTCCTCGGCTCGGTGCGCTCCATCCTGGTGCCGGTGGTGGCCATCCCGGTGTCGCTCATTGGCACGGTGTTCCTGATGCAGCTCTTCGGGTTCACGGTGAACCTGCTCACCCTGCTCGCCGTGGTGCTCTCGGTGGGACTGGTGGTGGATGATGCCATCGTCGTGGTGGAGAACGTGGAGCGCCACCTGCGCGACGGCCTGCGCCCCGTGGACGCCGCCCTCCAGGGCGCGCGCGAGCTGGCCGGGCCCATCGTCGCGATGACCATCACGCTCGCCGCGGTCTATGCGCCCATCGCCTTCCAGGGCGGGCTCACCGGCTCGCTGTTCCGCGAGTTCGCGCTCACGCTGGCCGGGGCGGTCACCTTGTCGGGGGTGGTGGCGCTGACGCTCTCGCCGATGATGTCCGCCGCCCTGCTGCGCGCGGGGCACGAGGACCAGGGCCTGCCGGGGTTCATCAACCGCACCTTCGAGCGCCTGAGGGCCGCGTACGCGCGCTCGCTGGACCGCGCGCTGAGCGCACGGAGCGTGGTCTACACCGCGTGGGCGGTGCTGAGCGTGCTCGCGCTCCTCATGTTCTCGCAGTCGCCGCAGGAGCTGGCCCCCACGGAGGACCAGGGCATCGTCTTCGGCATCGTCAACACGCCCTCCAACTCCACGCTGGATCAGCTCATCCCGTCGGTTCAGGAGGTGAACCGGACGGTGATGGAGATGCCGGAGGCGGCGTCCACCTTCCAGATCACCAGCCCGGGCTTCGGGTTCTGGGGCCTGCAGTTGAAGCCGTGGGAGCAGCGGCAGCGCTCCGCGGCGGAGGTGCTGGCCGAGACGCAGCAGCGGGTCAGCGCCATCCCGGGCATTCAGACCTTCCCCATCCTGCCCTCGGCGCTGCCGGGCGGCGGCAACTTCCCGGTGGAGTTCGTCATCGCCTCCACGGCGGAGGCGGAGGAGCTGCTCGGGTTCGCGCAGCAGCTCCAGGAGAAGGCGGCCCAGAGCGGGCTGTTCGCCTTCCCGCCGCTCATCGACGTGAAGATCGACCAGCCCCAGTCGCAGGTCGAGATCGACCGCGAGAAGGTGGCGCAGCTGGGGCTGAACCTCACCACGGTGGGACAGGACCTGAGCGCGGCGGTGGGCGGCAACTTCGTCAACCGGTTCAACATCGCCGGGCGCAGCTACAAGGTCATTCCCCAGGTGCTCCGGGTGTCCCGGCTCAACCCCGAGCAGCTGAAGGACATCTATGTGACGGGCCCCAACGGCCAACTCGTGGCGCTCTCGTCCATCGCCTCCATCCGCGACACGGTAGCGCCCCGGTCGCTCAACCGCTTCCAGCAGCTCAACGCGGTGAAGCTGAGCGGCGTGGCCATCCGGCCGCTGGACGAGGCGCTCACCTACCTGGAGACGGAAGCATCCCGGATCCTGCCCAAGGGCTACAGCATCGATTACACGGGCGAGTCGCGGCAGCTGCGCGTGGAGGGCAACAAGTTCCTCCCGGCGTTCCTGCTCGCGGTGGTGCTCATCTTCCTGGTGCTCGCCGCCCAGTTCAACAGCTTCCGGGATCCGCTCATCATCCTCGCCGGGTCGGTGCCGCTGGCGCTCTTCGGGTCGCTGCTGACCACGTTCCTGAAGATGCCGAACCCGAACATGACGTTCTTCACCGATGGCTTCACCACCACGCTCAACATCTACTCGCAGGTGGGACTGGTGACGCTGATGGGGCTCATCGCGAAGAACGGGATTCTCATCGTCGACTTCGCCAACCGGCTCCAGGCGGAGGGCCGCACGAAGCTCGAGGCCGTGAGGGAGGCCGCCTCCGCGCGGCTCCGGCCGATTCTGATGACGACCGTGGCGACGGTCGCGGGCCACTTTCCGCTGGTCCTGGTGGAGGGGCCGGGCGCGGCGGCGCGCAACAGCATCGGGCTCGTGCTGGTGACCGGCATGGCCATCGGGACGATCTTCACGCTCTTCTTCGTCCCGGCGATTTACCTCCTCGTGGCCCGGGCGCGCCCGGTGCCCACCGGCAGCGGGGGAGAGGCAGGGGAGGCGCCGGTGCCCGTCTCGACGCCCGCGCCTCAGCAGGGACACTGA
- a CDS encoding efflux RND transporter periplasmic adaptor subunit translates to MLGIIAVLVGIKAAQIGAMIDAGASYVPPPESVTSVKAEAITWHASQRAVGTVLAVRGVTLGSEVPGIVREIGFENGARVKKGQVLVQLDTASEAAQLVGAEADAELARLTRTRVQSLTTQGSKPQADLETAQARAVQAEATVTNLRVLIAKKVIRAPFDGRIGIRQVELGQVVSPGSPIASLQSMDPVHVEFLLPQQALADVKPGQKVRVHVDVFPKDTWEGALTTINPEVELSSRNVRMRATVPNTDGRLLPGMFATIDVLSEDTREVVAIPATAVLFAPYGDSVFVLEEGKDAAGKPNLVAQQRFTRLGERRGDFVAVTSGLKPGETVVSNGVFKLRNGAAVVVNNALAPQAETAPQPVAP, encoded by the coding sequence TTGCTCGGGATCATCGCCGTGCTCGTGGGCATCAAGGCGGCGCAGATCGGCGCGATGATCGATGCGGGTGCCTCGTATGTGCCGCCCCCCGAGTCCGTCACCTCGGTCAAGGCCGAGGCCATCACGTGGCACGCCTCCCAGCGGGCCGTGGGCACGGTGCTCGCGGTCCGGGGCGTGACGCTGGGCTCCGAGGTGCCCGGCATTGTCCGTGAGATCGGCTTCGAGAACGGCGCGCGGGTGAAGAAGGGGCAGGTGCTTGTCCAGCTCGACACCGCCAGCGAGGCGGCCCAGCTGGTGGGCGCCGAGGCGGACGCGGAGCTGGCCCGGCTCACCCGCACCCGCGTCCAGTCCCTGACGACCCAGGGCTCCAAGCCCCAGGCGGATCTCGAAACCGCCCAGGCGCGCGCGGTCCAGGCCGAGGCCACCGTGACCAACCTGCGCGTCCTCATCGCCAAGAAGGTCATCCGCGCGCCCTTCGATGGCCGCATCGGCATCCGCCAGGTGGAGCTGGGCCAGGTCGTCTCCCCGGGCAGTCCCATTGCCTCGCTCCAGTCCATGGACCCCGTCCATGTGGAGTTCCTCCTGCCGCAGCAGGCCCTGGCGGACGTGAAGCCGGGGCAGAAGGTGCGGGTCCACGTCGATGTCTTCCCGAAGGACACCTGGGAGGGCGCGCTCACGACCATCAACCCCGAGGTGGAGCTCTCCTCCCGCAACGTGCGCATGCGCGCCACCGTGCCCAACACGGACGGGCGCCTGCTGCCGGGCATGTTCGCCACCATCGATGTGCTCTCCGAGGACACGCGCGAGGTGGTGGCCATCCCCGCCACCGCCGTGCTCTTCGCCCCGTATGGGGACTCGGTGTTCGTGCTCGAAGAGGGCAAGGATGCCGCCGGGAAGCCGAACCTCGTGGCGCAGCAGCGGTTCACGCGGCTGGGCGAGCGGCGGGGGGACTTCGTCGCGGTGACCTCGGGTTTGAAGCCCGGGGAGACCGTGGTCAGCAACGGCGTCTTCAAGCTGCGCAATGGCGCGGCCGTCGTCGTCAACAACGCGCTGGCGCCGCAGGCAGAGACCGCGCCCCAGCCCGTCGCCCCGTAG